GAGGCCGTGCTCGACCAGGGTCGGGAACAAGGCCTGATAGAGCGCGGTGACGCCGTCGTCGTTGAAGCGCGCCGCCATGGTGCCGAACACCGGCATCTCGTCCGGGCTCATGCCGAACAGCTCGCGGTTGCGCTGGACCTGCTTGCGCACGTCGCGCAGCGCATCCTCGGCGCCCTTGCGGTCGAACTTGTTGATGGCGACGAAATCGGCGAAGTCGAGCATGTCGATCTTCTCCAGCTGACTGGCGGCGCCGAACTCCGGGGTCATCACGTACAGCGAGGTATCGACGAAGGGCACGATGGCCGCGTCGCCCTGGCCGATGCCGGAGGTCTCGACGATCACCAGATCGAAGCCGGCCAGCTTGCAGGCGGCGATCACCTCGGGCAGCGCGGCGGACACTTCCGCACCGGTGTCGCGGGTCGCCAGCGAGCGCATGTAGATATGCTCATGCTCGATGGCGTTCATGCGGATGCGGTCGCCCAGCAGCGCGCCGCCGGTGCGCTTGCGCGAGGGGTCGATGGAGACGATGGCGAGCTTGAGGCGGTCTTCCTGGTCGAGGCGGAAGCGGCGCACCAGCTCGTCGGTGAGCGAGCTCTTGCCCGCGCCGCCGGTACCGGTGATGCCCAGCGTGGGCACCTGCACCTTGGCCGCGGCGTCGATGATCGCCTTGCGGGTGGCCGCGTCGTAGGCGCCGTTCTCCAGCGCCGTGATGATGCGCGCGAGATCACGCAACCGAGCACGCCGATCCCCGGCCTGCAGCCGCTTCACCACTTCCTTGGCCTTGGGCGCCAGGGCGGTCACGTCGTAGTCGGACTGCTCGACCAGATCGTTGATCATGCCCTGCAGGCCCATGCGGGCGCCGTCGTCGGGCGAATAGATGCGCGAGACGCCGTAGGCGTGCAGATCCTCGATCTCGGCCGGCACGATCACGCCGCCGCCACCGCCGAACACCTTGATGTTCTCGCCGCCATGGGCCTTGAGCAGGTCGATCATGTACTTGAAGTATTCGACATGGCCGCCCTGGTAGGAGGTGATGGCGATGCCCTGCACGTCTTCCTGCAGGGCGGCGGTCACGATCTCGCCCACCGAGCGGTTGTGCCCCAGGTGGATCACCTCGGCCCCCGAGGATTGCAGAATCCGCCGCATGATGTTGATGGACGCGTCATGGCCGTCGAACAGCGAGGCGGCGGTCACGAAACGGACCTTGTGCTTGGGTTTGTAGGGCGCCAGCTTCTTGGCGACGCTCATGTCGGTCATGGCTTGTCTCTCACGCAGCAGGAGTGATGCTTTGCATCTTAGAAGTGCACCGGGGCGATTGCCATTGCCCCGACGGACGCCAATCGTGCAAAATCGGCCAATCTTTCGAGTGCTGCCGTTCCGACCGTGACATCCCCTTCCGCTCCCGCCACCGGCACCACCCCGCGCGCCACGCGACACCGCGCCACGGTGGCCCATGGCTTCGTCACCGGGATGCTCGCGGGGCTCGCCCGCCGGGGCGACGACGGGGCCGCGCTGCTGGCGCGCTGCGGCATCGATCTTGCGGATGCTGCCAGCCGCATTCCGCTGGAACGCTACGCGGCGCTCTACAACGCGGTGATCGCGGCCCTCGACGACGAGGGCTTCGGGCTGTTCAGCCAGCCCCTGCGCCGCGGCAGCTTCGAGTTCCTGTGCCGGGCGGCGATGGGGGCACCGACGCTGGCGGTGGGGCTGGAACGCGCCTGCCGCTTCCTCGACCTGGTGCTGCCGGACATGCGGGTGGAGATCGAACGCGGCGGCGAATTCGCCCGCCTGCACATCGCCGAGCGCCGCCCCCTGGCGGAGGATGCGGACGACCCCGGCCGGGTGTTCGCCTTCGAATGGCTGTTGCGGCTCGTCCACGGGCTGGCCGGCTGGCTCGCCGGACGCGGCCTGGCGCTCGAGACGGTGAGCTTTCCCTATGCGCCGCCCGCCCATGTGGCCGACTACGCGCTGGTCTACACCGCCGACTCGCACTTCGGCGCCCCCATGCTCACCGCGCGCCTGCGCGACCACCTGCTCGAGTTGCCCATCCGCCGCGACGAAGCGGCGTTGCAGGCCTTTCTCGACGGCGCGCCGGGCAAGATCGCCATGCTCTACCGGCGCGACCGCGACATGGTGCTGCGGGTGCGCGACCTGTTGCGCGCCGCGCTGCCCGAAGTGCTCGGCGTCGATACGGTGGCGGCGCGGCTGCACATGTCGCCGCGCACGCTGCACCGCCGGCTCGAAGAAGAGGGCTCGGGCTTTCGCACCATCAAGGACGCCCTGCGCCGCGACATCGCCCTGGCGCGGCTGGCCAAGTCGGACCAGCCCGTGGCCGAGCTGGCCGCGGCGCTGGGCTATGCCGATCCGTCGGCCTTCTACCGGGCCTGCGTGGCGTGGACGGGGCTGTCCCCGGACCGCTACCGGCGCCAGCTGCGCGGCGGCCTTGATGCACCGCCCGATGCGCCCTGAACCCGCCTGAGGTTAAATCACGCGATGGCTCGACAACCCGCCCCGCCCCCGCCGCAAACGCCGCCCGCGCCGATCCGCACGCCGGAGAACCTGCGCCGCTACGATCTGCTCCTGGCCGGCCTCGATCTGCTCGACCAGGCCATCGCCGTGTTCGACGCGACACCCAAGCTGGTGACCTGGAACAAGGCCATGGTGCGCCTGCTCGACATGCCCGAGTCGCTCATGCAGGTGGGCACGCCCTTCGAGGCCTTCGTGCGCTTCAATGCCGAGCGCGGCGAGTACGGCGAGGGCGACCCCGATCAACAGGTCGCCCTGCGCATGGCCTCGGTGCGCGCCTTCGAGCCCCACTACGCCGAACGCACCCGCCCCAACGGCACAGTGCTGGCGATCCGCGGGGTGCCGATCCCGAACCTGGGCTTCGTCTCCCTGTGGACCGACATCACCGAGCAGCGGCGCTACGAGACCCTGATCCAGCAGCAGAACGTGCTGCTCGAGTCGCGCGTGCGCGAACGCACCGCCGAGCTGCTCTCGGCCAAGACCGAGCTGGACGACATCGCCGCGGCGCTGGGCCGCAGCGAGGCGCGCCTGCAGACCATCATCGACTCCATCCCGGCGCTGGTGGCCTACGTGGATGCGCAGCAGGTCTACCAGTTCGTGAACAAGGGCTACGCCGAGTGGTTCGGCATCGACAAGGACGCGCTGGTGGGGCGCAGCATCGCCAGCGTGTTCGGCCCCGAGGCCTATGCCCAGATCGCGCCCCATCTGGCGCGCGCCACCGGCGGCGAGCGGGTCAGCTACGAATACGTGCGCGAGGGCGAGCATGGCCGCAAGGTCTACGCGCGCAGCGTGGTGGTGCCCGAGGTGGGCGAGGACGGCGCGGTGGCCGGCTTCTTCGTGCTCTCCATCGACATCACCGAGCAGAAGGCCAGCGAGGCGGCCCTGGTGCAGGCGCAGAAGATGGAGGCGGTCGGCCAGCTCACCGGCGGGCTCGCACACGACTTCAACAACCTGCTCACCATCATCATGGGCAACCTGGAGGCGGCCCGCGAACGCTGCGGCGACGGCGTGGCCGGCGACTACCTGGATCCGGCCCTGCGCGCCGCGCAGCGTGGCGCCGAGCTGATCCGCCGGCTGCTGACCTTCTCGCGCCGGCAGACGCTGGAGCCCACCGCGGTGGACGTGGGCCAGCGGGTGCGCGACATGACCCACCTGATCAGCCGCTCGCTGACCGAGTCCATCCACATCCACACGCGCCTGCCCGACTCCCCGCTGTACGCCCATGTGGACCCGCATCAGCTGGAAAACGCCCTCCTCAACCTCGCCCTCAACGCCCGCGACGCCATGCCCGGTGGCGGCAGCCTGACCATCAGCGTGGGCGAGCGCCACATCCCCGAGAGCCAGTCCATGCTGGTCGAGCTGCCGGTGGGCGACTACGTGCAGATCG
The nucleotide sequence above comes from Nitrogeniibacter mangrovi. Encoded proteins:
- a CDS encoding AraC family transcriptional regulator, giving the protein MLAGLARRGDDGAALLARCGIDLADAASRIPLERYAALYNAVIAALDDEGFGLFSQPLRRGSFEFLCRAAMGAPTLAVGLERACRFLDLVLPDMRVEIERGGEFARLHIAERRPLAEDADDPGRVFAFEWLLRLVHGLAGWLAGRGLALETVSFPYAPPAHVADYALVYTADSHFGAPMLTARLRDHLLELPIRRDEAALQAFLDGAPGKIAMLYRRDRDMVLRVRDLLRAALPEVLGVDTVAARLHMSPRTLHRRLEEEGSGFRTIKDALRRDIALARLAKSDQPVAELAAALGYADPSAFYRACVAWTGLSPDRYRRQLRGGLDAPPDAP
- a CDS encoding PAS-domain containing protein, which codes for MARQPAPPPPQTPPAPIRTPENLRRYDLLLAGLDLLDQAIAVFDATPKLVTWNKAMVRLLDMPESLMQVGTPFEAFVRFNAERGEYGEGDPDQQVALRMASVRAFEPHYAERTRPNGTVLAIRGVPIPNLGFVSLWTDITEQRRYETLIQQQNVLLESRVRERTAELLSAKTELDDIAAALGRSEARLQTIIDSIPALVAYVDAQQVYQFVNKGYAEWFGIDKDALVGRSIASVFGPEAYAQIAPHLARATGGERVSYEYVREGEHGRKVYARSVVVPEVGEDGAVAGFFVLSIDITEQKASEAALVQAQKMEAVGQLTGGLAHDFNNLLTIIMGNLEAARERCGDGVAGDYLDPALRAAQRGAELIRRLLTFSRRQTLEPTAVDVGQRVRDMTHLISRSLTESIHIHTRLPDSPLYAHVDPHQLENALLNLALNARDAMPGGGSLTISVGERHIPESQSMLVELPVGDYVQIDVSDSGTGIAAELLPRVFEPFVTTKPFGQGSGLGLSMVYGFVRQSGGNIRVRSTPERGTTVTFVLPRTEAPAPEAPAPRRGERTRAPVQRPVLLVEDEPEVRKIIRMQLTDLGYPVIEADNGVEAESMLEHVPDIGLLISDTVMPGGIGGRELVQFARLRRPDLPVLLITGYASGQAISDVQDLDVPILRKPFDRTVLERTLDTLLSDVESPA